From Leptotrichia wadei, one genomic window encodes:
- the yidD gene encoding membrane protein insertion efficiency factor YidD — protein sequence MKKILLFMIKIYQKGISPYLGRRCRFYPTCSEYSRQAITKYGAVKGTYLTVKRLLKCHPFHKGGYDPLK from the coding sequence ATAAAAAAAATATTATTATTTATGATAAAAATTTATCAAAAGGGCATTTCACCTTATTTAGGGAGAAGATGCAGATTTTATCCAACTTGTTCGGAATATTCACGACAGGCAATTACAAAATATGGAGCAGTAAAGGGGACTTACCTGACAGTAAAAAGGTTGTTAAAATGTCATCCTTTTCATAAGGGTGGATATGATCCGTTAAAATAA